The window GCGACATCATTCGCTGCGATTGCCCTCTTCCTCACCGCGCAGATCGGGCGGCAGCAGATCAACGGGCGCGCCCTTGGCAGGCGGCGCACGGCGTTCGGTCGCCACCGGCGGCGGGGCCGTGGTGGGCGCGGTGGCGGCGGTGGGCGGCGGCGCGGCCAGCGGATCTTCCAGCTTTGGCGGCTTCACTCGCGCGACAGGCGGCGGGGGTGGAGGCGGGGCGACCACGGGCGGCGGCGGCGCGGCATCGCCCCCCGCCTCACTGCGCGCGCGATCGACATAGGTGCGGATGCGCCCGGCCAACCCGCGCGTGATCCGGACATAGCCGTTCATCGACATGTGGATGCCGTCATTGGCGCGCATCAGCATCGGCCGACCATCGGCGCCCGGCAGATAGGCCGCATAGCGCCCGTCGGCATCGACGCTGTAGGGCGCGGTTTCGACATAAGCGACGCCCAGCTGCGCCATCAGATCGCGGTAGAAAGCATTCATGCGGACGACGTCGGCATCATAGGCCGCCTCGCGCATCTTGGGCAGGCCGACCCAATAGACGATCGCCCCCTGCCCGCGCAGCATGGCGACATAGCGGGTCACGCGCCGCGCGATCTCCGCCTTCCAATTGGGGCTGAGCAACGCATAGACATGGCCGTTCGCCGCGACGCCCATCATGTCGTTCGCACCGAAGCTGATCACCGCGATATCGACCGGCGCGGGGGCCAGGCGGGCGCGATCATGCTCCTCCAGATTCAGCGTCTTGTACCGGGTGAAGCCGGTCGCCTGCTGGCTGAACTTGACGACCTGATAGCCCTGTTTCCGGCTGAGCTGATTGTAGAGCGCAGACCAGATGCCGTCGCCGAAGCTGTCGCCGAACACGCCGATGCGCACCGGCCGGCCGGCGGCGATCGCATTGACGATGCCGGGCTGGATCGGGCGACTTTCGGCGACCGTCGGCTGTTCGGGCAGCGCACCAGGCGCAGGCTTGGGCGCATCGGCCGGCTGCGTCGGCAGCGCATCGCCCGGATTGGCATCGGTGCCAAGCGGCGCCGCCACGTCGGACGTGCCGACCTCGATCGGCGGCGCGACAGGCTCGGTTGCGGTGTGGACGCCAAAGGCATAGCCGATCGCCGCCCCCGCGGCGACGCCGAGGAACAGGACCGCCGTGCGATCGAACAGGAAAAGCGCCGCCCTCATTCTACCCTTCGCGAACCGTCCGCATCTTCTAATCGAAACGAACCGAAACGGGCGCTGAACGGGCTCGGGCGGGACGTCGTCACCCCGCTCCTATCGCAGCGCGCGCCGCCCTGTCGAGCCGATCGGCGCATGGCTGCGGTGAGACGAGTCGAAGCCGGGACTTTCGGTCGCGATCACACCTTCTTCGCGGGCTTGGGCGGCTCAATCCCGAATAGGATGCGCGCAAACTCGACCGGATCGGGCGGGGGCAGGTTCTTCAAACTGTCGGCGACGGCATAAGCGCGCGCGGTGGCCGGGCGCGCGGCGATCTCGTCGAACCAGCGCTTCACGTGCGGGAAGTCGTCCAGATCCTGCTTCTGCCGTTCATGGGGGACGATCCACGGATAGATCGCCATGTCGGCGATCGAATAATCCTCCCCGCCCACGAAGCTGTGATCGGTCAGCCGCCGGTCGAGCACGCCGTAGAGCCGCGCGGTTTCGCGAACGTAACGCTGGCGGGCATAGGGAATGTCTTCGGGCGAATAGCCGTTGAAATGGTGGTTCTGCCCCGCCATCGGCCCCAGCCCGCCGACCTGCCAGAACAGCCATTGCAGCACGTCCGCCCGCGCCCTGACGCCGGTGGGCAGGAATTGCCCGGTCTTTTCGGCCAGATAGAGCAGGATCGCGCCGGATTCGAAGATCGAGATCGGCGCGCCGCCGCCCGTCGGCTCGCTGTCGACGATCGCGGGGATGCGGTTGTTCGGCGCGATCTTCAGGAAGCCGGGCGCGAACTGCTCGCCCTTGCCAATGTTCACCGGCTTCACCCGATAGGGCAGGCCCGCTTCTTCCAGAAACAGGGTTATCTTATGCCCGTTGGGCGTGCCCCAATAATAGAGATCGATCATGTCCCCCCTCCTCTTTTGGAGGGGAGATTGCTTCATTTCAGAGCGGCCAGCAATTCGCCGAGCGCGACGAAGCCGAAGGCGACCGAACTGTCCGCCACGCCATAGGGAACGAACAGATGTTCGCCGTGGCGCATCGCGCCGCAGCTATAGACGACGTTGGGCCTGTAGCCCTCATGATCCTCCTGCGTGGCGGCGATCAGGGGCAGTTCAGCGCGACCGATCACCTTCGACGGATCGGCCTTGTCGAGCAGCACCGCGCCGATCGCATATTTGCGCATCGCGCCGACGCCGTGAGTCAGCACGATCCAGCCCTCGTCGATCTCGATCGGCGATCCGCAAATGCCGATCTGTGCCTGTTCCCAGGCATGGACGGGGCTGAGCAGCGGCACGCCCTCGCCCCACGCGTCGAGCCGGTCCGATGTCATCAGAACGATCGTGGCATTGTCGCGCCGTCCGATCATCGCGTAGCGCCCGCCGATCTTGCGCGGGAACAGCGCCATGCCCCGGCCCTGCGCCGCCGGAGCGGACATGGGCGCGAGCGTGAAGCTGCGGAAATCCGACGTGCGCAGCAGCTCCGGCCGGCGCCGCACCCCATCATGCGCGCTATAGGTACCGAGCCATTCGACGGCGCCGTCGTCATGCGTGAAGCGGACGAGGCGGAGATCCTCCAGCCCCTCGCGCTGCGCCTCGGTCATCGGGAACAGTACCGTGCCCGATAGTGAGCTGTCGCGGTGGCGGTGGATTGCGATCGCATCACCGCCCGGATCGCCCGCGCCATCGGCGGCGGTGGCGAAGGGCGGCTCGGGCATCAGATCCAGAACCGGCCCCGGCCCCAATATCCCCTCGCGAAAGGCGACCGAGCCGATATGGCCTTCGCCGACCGCGCGCAGCGAGATGATGATGCGGACGGCATCCCTGCCCATGCCCGATTGATCGGGATGCGGCACGACGCCGGGATTGGTGAGCGCGGCGGCGGCATAGCCGTGAGCGTGGCAGAAGAAGGCGCCGATCAGCCGCCTGCGCACCTCGGACAAGCCGGCATGGCCAAGGCCCAGTTCAGCCTCGATCCGGGCGAAACGGGCATCGAACATGTTCCGCGCCTGCCAGCGGCGCGGATCGAAATCGCGCAGCACGCGCTCCAGCTCGTCGCCTGCCGTCGCCTCATCGAGCGCGGCCACATAGTCGACGATCCGGCGAACATCGCTGCCATTGGATCCGTTGGCGGGGTGGAAAGGACGGACGACGCGGCGGGTGGGATCGGCCTTGAGCCGCAGCGAACAGTGGATGATGTCGAACAAAGAATACTCGGGGAAACGGGGGTGCCCGGCTCTTTTCGGCCGTAGCGTGGCCCCTCTTTGCGCGCGGCTCGGCGCGTCGCGCAATACGCAATCGTTAACATACTGAAACGGGCCGATTCCCCGTCAGCTTTATGGGCACCGCGCATGAAAAAGCCCCGCCGGATCGCTCCGGCGAGGCCAATTCTGTCGGCTAGGCCGGCGATCAATCGTTCAGATAGTCGCCCGCATCCGCATCGGTGCCGTGGCCCGAGGAGACCACCTCACCCAGCGCATCATCGCCGGTGCCGGCGGCGTCACGCGGGCTGCGGCGCAGTTCCGCCTCATGCTCCTCGGCCGCGGACTGCGGCGCGATGAGCGAGGCCTGCCAGCTGCGCTGCTGCGCACGAAGCGCGGCGTCGCGGCTGGATGCGGTGACGCGCAGACGCGACATGCCCGCACCGGTGCCGGCCGGGATCAGGCGACCGACGATCACGTTCTCCTTGAGGCCGTTGAGCGTATCGATCTTGCCCTGCACCGAAGCTTCGGTGAGCACGCGGGTCGTTTCCTGGAACGACGCGGCCGAGATGAACGACCGGGTCTGGAGCGACGCCTTGGTGATGCCGAGCAGGATGGGCTTGCCCTCCGCCGGCTGGCCGCCGGTGGCGACGACCTTGGCGTTGACCTCGTCCATCTCCTCGCGATCCACCTGCTCGCCGGGGAGCAGGGTGGTGTCGCCGGCCGCGGTGATCTCGACCTTCTGCAGCATCTGACGAACGATCGTTTCGATGTGCTTGTCGTTGATCTTCACGCCCTGGAGTCGATAGACTTCCTGGATTTCCGACACGAGATATTCGGCGAGCGGCTCGATGCCGAGCACTTCGAGAATATCGTGCGGATCGGGCGAACCGCCGATCAGGTTGTCGCCACGCTTGACGTAGTCGCCTTCCTGAACGTCGATCACCTTCGACTTGGGCACCAGATATTCGACCGGCTCCGCGCCATCGTCCGGACGGATGATGATCTTGCGCTTCGCCTTATAGTCCTTGCCGAATTCGACGCGGCCCGAGACCTTCGCGATGATCGCGTTTTCCTTGGGCTTGCGCGCTTCGAACAGCTCGGCGACGCGCGGCAGACCGCCGGTGATGTCGCGGGTCTTGGCGGACTCGCGGCTGACACGGGCGAGAACCTCACCCGCCTTCACCGTCTGGCCGTCCTCGACCGAGAGCATCGCACCCGGCGCCAGCATGTAGCGCGCGGTTTCGCCCGACGAGTCATCGAGCAGCGTCAGGCGCGGACGGAGATCTTCCTTCCGGCTGGTGGCGCGATACTCGATCACGACCTTCTGGCTGATGCCGGTCGCTTCGTCGGTCTGCTCGGTGAGCGTCTGGTTGTCGATCAGGTCCTGATACTTCACGACGCCGCCCGTCTCGGTGATGACCGGCATGGTGAAGGGATCCCACTCGGCGATGCGATCGCCCTTCGAGACGACGGCGCCGTCGTCGACGAGCAGGTGCGCACCGTAAGGCAGACGGTGGACCGCACGCTCGCGGCCC is drawn from Sphingomonas crocodyli and contains these coding sequences:
- a CDS encoding DUF459 domain-containing protein; its protein translation is MRAALFLFDRTAVLFLGVAAGAAIGYAFGVHTATEPVAPPIEVGTSDVAAPLGTDANPGDALPTQPADAPKPAPGALPEQPTVAESRPIQPGIVNAIAAGRPVRIGVFGDSFGDGIWSALYNQLSRKQGYQVVKFSQQATGFTRYKTLNLEEHDRARLAPAPVDIAVISFGANDMMGVAANGHVYALLSPNWKAEIARRVTRYVAMLRGQGAIVYWVGLPKMREAAYDADVVRMNAFYRDLMAQLGVAYVETAPYSVDADGRYAAYLPGADGRPMLMRANDGIHMSMNGYVRITRGLAGRIRTYVDRARSEAGGDAAPPPPVVAPPPPPPPVARVKPPKLEDPLAAPPPTAATAPTTAPPPVATERRAPPAKGAPVDLLPPDLRGEEEGNRSE
- a CDS encoding glutathione binding-like protein gives rise to the protein MIDLYYWGTPNGHKITLFLEEAGLPYRVKPVNIGKGEQFAPGFLKIAPNNRIPAIVDSEPTGGGAPISIFESGAILLYLAEKTGQFLPTGVRARADVLQWLFWQVGGLGPMAGQNHHFNGYSPEDIPYARQRYVRETARLYGVLDRRLTDHSFVGGEDYSIADMAIYPWIVPHERQKQDLDDFPHVKRWFDEIAARPATARAYAVADSLKNLPPPDPVEFARILFGIEPPKPAKKV
- a CDS encoding glycoside hydrolase family 130 protein — protein: MFDIIHCSLRLKADPTRRVVRPFHPANGSNGSDVRRIVDYVAALDEATAGDELERVLRDFDPRRWQARNMFDARFARIEAELGLGHAGLSEVRRRLIGAFFCHAHGYAAAALTNPGVVPHPDQSGMGRDAVRIIISLRAVGEGHIGSVAFREGILGPGPVLDLMPEPPFATAADGAGDPGGDAIAIHRHRDSSLSGTVLFPMTEAQREGLEDLRLVRFTHDDGAVEWLGTYSAHDGVRRRPELLRTSDFRSFTLAPMSAPAAQGRGMALFPRKIGGRYAMIGRRDNATIVLMTSDRLDAWGEGVPLLSPVHAWEQAQIGICGSPIEIDEGWIVLTHGVGAMRKYAIGAVLLDKADPSKVIGRAELPLIAATQEDHEGYRPNVVYSCGAMRHGEHLFVPYGVADSSVAFGFVALGELLAALK